DNA sequence from the Devosia lacusdianchii genome:
CTCGAATCGACTGCCTCCACCTTCTCGGCCGGCTTCCAGCTGCCCGAAATGGTCTTTGTGGTGTTCCAGCTGACCTTCGCCTGCATCACCTCGACCCTCATCGTCGGCGGTATTGCCGAACGCATGAAGTTCGGCGCGCTGATGGCGTTCTTGGCCATCTGGTTCACCTTCTCCTACCTGCCAATCGCCCATATGGTCTGGGCCGGTCCGGGTCTGCTGTTTGGCATGGGCGCCTATGACTTCGCGGGCGGTACCGTGGTTCACATCAATTCCGGTGTGGCCGCCCTCGTCGCAGCCATCGTGCTTGGCCCGCGCCTGAGCTACATGAAGGAAGCCATCGCGCCCCATAACCTGGTCTGGACCTATGTCGGTGCCGGTCTGCTGTGGTTTGGCTGGTTCGGCTTCAATGCCGGCTCCAATCTCGAAGCCAACGCGCTGACCGCCGTCGCCCTGATCAACACCGTCCTGGCGCCTGCCGCTGGTGCGCTGGCCTGGGCCCTGGGCGAAAAGATCACCCGTGGCCATGCTTCGGCTCTGGGTGCGGTCTCGGGCGCCGTTGCCGGTCTCGTGGCCATCACTCCGGCTGCCGGCTTTGCCGGTGTCGGCGGCGCCATCGTGCTCGGCGCGGTTGCCGGCGTGGTCTGCCTCTGGGCCGTCGTCAACCTCAAGCCGCTGCTCAAGTATGACGACAGCCTCGACGTCTTCGGCATCCACGGTGTCGGCGGCATTGTCGGTGCCCTGGGCACGGCCATCGTCGCCTCTCCCGGCCTTGGCGGCTATCCGCTCGGTGTTGCCGAAGAGTACTCGATCGCTGGCCAGTTCATGATCCAGCTTACCGCGGTCGGTATCGCCGTGGTCTGGTCTGCCGTGGTTGCCCTGGTCGCCATGCTCATCGTCAAGGCCATCTTCGGCGGCGCCCGCGTCACCGAATCGAGCGAAAGCGACGGCCTCGATCTCTCGAGCCACGGCGAACGCGCCTACAACTAAGCCTGCCTCGATGCCCCAGTCGTCTCCCTCCCCTTGTGGGGAGGGATCAGATGGGGGGTGTCGCGGGTTCAACGAGTATCGAGTGTGGAGGATCGTTAGGCACCCCCACCCTCATTCCCTCCCCACAAGGGGGAGGGAGGCAGATCGGGGGCTCGCCATCGGTCTGGACCAACAGATTGATCGTGGCGTGCGGCTCGTGTCCCTCTTGGCCCGCCACAGAGGCTTCCCACTCGCAAAACTGCACGGGCCGCACACCACGATCAATTTTCCCAGGCGTTGGCCTCCTCTCCGGCGCATGGCAAGCTGGCCCACCCTCACCGGTGGGCCTTTTTCTTTGGGTCGCGCGTATGCGTCACTGATCCATCCCACCCACCGGCGCTTTCCCTCGGACTTGATCCGAGGGTCTTCCGCCGCTTTGTGCCGCGCTGAGAGTAGCCCTCGGGTCAATCCCGAGGGAAACGCGGGTGAGTGAGGAGCTACCGTGCCAAACCGCCCATGGTTAGCCTTGGGTTAACCCGACCTCGCTAGCATGACGGCAATTGGGCCCGGTCTCAGCCGGGCAGTATTGAGTTCGCCCATGCCCAGCTCTCCTTCGCCCGTGCTCGACGAAATCCGCTCCGTACCGCAACGCGGTACGCGCAGCTCGACCAAGCCGCTGCCGGCCCCGCCGCCGGCCCTGGCCATCCGCATCCCGGTGCGTCTGGCCGGGCTGATCCTGCTCGGTTTCGTGGCGATTTGCCTGGTGGCGCTGGCGTCCTGGTCGGTCGACGATCCAAGTTTTTCCTACGCCACATCAAAGTCGCCGGCCAATTGGCTGGGTTTCCCCGGTGCCGTAATTGCCGATACGCTGTTCCAGGTTTTCGGGCTTGCGGCGCTGGTCCTGCTGGTGCCGCCGGCGCTTTGGGGTTGGGCCTTTGCCCGCCGCCGCATGCCGACCCATATGGGCCTGCGCCTGCTCGGCTGGGTCGGGGGCACGCTGCTCGGCGCCGGCGTTCTCGCCTTTGTCGCCATGCCGGCAAGCTGGCCGCTGCCGACCGGCCTCGGCGGCCTCGTCGGCTCCGCCTTCACTGCGCTTGCCACCATCGTCACCGGCAGCCAGCCGCAGCCGGTAACGGCAGCGCTCTTTGCCATCATCATTTCCGTTCCGGCGCTAACCCTGTTCTGGATCGCCATGGGCCTGGGTAGTGCCGTGCCGACCGGTCCGAAGAAAGCCGCTCCTGCGGCTGCTGGCCGCAAGGGTGCCGCCACGGCTCCGATCGAGGAAGACGAGCCAGAGACCAACCCCATCGTCGACATTGCCTTGGGTGCCATGGTCCATATGGGCTATTCGCTGCGCACCGCCTTCCGCCGTGCCCGCGCCAGCCATGCCGAGCGCCGGGCCGCAGATGCCGCGACCTGGCGCGATGACGAGGTCGAGCCGAGCCTTGATGGCCGCGAACCGACGGTCGATCGCCGCGAGCCCGCAATGGCGCCGAGCCCGCGCCGCATCCATGCGCCGGTCGAAGCTGGCTTCGGCCGCGAGCCGGCCTTCCAGCCCGAGCCGGAAATGTCGCCGCGCATCAATGCGCGCCCGAGCTACGACGATACCGAGCTCGATTACCCCGACGAAGCCGAGGACGATCTGCCTTTCGTGCCCGACGCGCCGTCGACGCCGGCCGTAGTCAATCACCGCCAGCAGGGCGATTCGCGCTTCCATCCGGTCGATCCGGCCAAGCCGCGCGTTACCGCCCCGGCGCCGCGTCCGGCTCAGGGCCAGCGCGTGCTGCGCGAAGCCCAGGCCTCGTTCCTCGATGAACCCGGCGGGTTCGAGCTGCCACCGCTGAGCCTGCTTTCAGAACCCAAGCATCTGGGCCCTTCGCCCGAGCATGCGCCCGAGCGGCTGGAAGCAATGGCGCGCCGCCTCGAGGAAGTGCTGAGCGATTTCGGCGTCAAGGGCGACATCATCAATGTCCGCCCCGGCCCGGTCGTGACCCTGTTCGAACTGGAGCCGGCCCCCGGCATCAAATCGAGCCGCGTTATTTCGCTGGCCGACGACATCGCCCGTTCGATGAGTGCGATTTCCGCCCGCGTCGCCGTGGTGCCCGGCCGCAATGCCATCGGCATCGAGCTGCCCAACCAGAACCGCGAGACCGTCTATTTCCGCGAAATGCTGGCCAGTTCCGATTTCGAGAAGATGAAGGGCAAGCTGCCCATCTGTCTCGGCAAGACCATTGGCGGCGAGCCCGTTATCGCCGATCTGGCCCGCATGCCCCATCTGCTCATCGCCGGCACCACCGGCTCGGGCAAGTCGGTCGGTATCAACACCTTCATCCTCAGCCTGCTCTACCAGATGACGCCTGAGCAGTGCCGCATGATCATGATCGATCCCAAGATGCTTGAACTCAGCATCTATGATGGCATCCCCCATCTGCTGACCCCGGTTGTCACCGATCCCAACAAGGCGGTCGTGGCGCTCAAATGGGCCGTGCGCGAGATGGAAGATCGCTATCGCAAGATGAGCAAGATCGGCGTCCGCAACATCGATGGCTTCAATCAGCGCGTCAACGAATCCAAGGCCGAGGGACGCGTCATCACCCGGACGGTGCAGACCGGCTTCGACCGCGAAACCGGCGAGGCGATCTTCGAGAGCGAGGAATTCGATCTCGAGCCATTGCCCTATATCGTCGTCATCGTCGACGAAATGGCCGACCTGATGATGGTGGCCGGCAAGGACATCGAAGGCGCCATCCAGCGCCTGGCGCAGATGGCTCGCGCTGCCGGCATCCACATCATCACCGCCACGCAGCGCCCGTCCGTCGACGTCATCACCGGCACGATCAAGGCCAACTTCCCCACGCGTATCTCGTTCATGGTCACGTCCAAGATCGATTCGCGCACCATTTTGGGCGAGCAGGGCGCCGAGCAGCTGCTGGGCAATGGTGACATGCTCTATATGGCTTCCGGCGGCCGCACCAAGCGCCTGCACGGCCCCTTCGTGGCCGACAGCGAAGTCGAGGCCGTGGTCAACCACCTCAAGAGCCAGGGCGCGCCCGACTACCTCGATTCCATAACCGAGGAAGACGAGGACGGCGGCAGCTTCGGCGAGGAGAGCTTTGGCGAGACCTCCAATGGCGGCTCTGGCGACGAGCTTTACGACAAGGCCGTCCATATCGTGCTGTCCGACAAGAAGGCCTCCACCTCCTATGTGCAGCGCCGTCTCGGCGTCGGCTACAACAAGGCGGCGACGCTGATCGAGCGGATGGAAAAGGAAGGCGTCATCAGCCAGGCCAACCATGCCGGCAAGCGCGAGATTCTGGTCGGCAACAACGCCGACGGGTATTAGCCGGGTATACGATCCCATTGACGAAGCCCCGGCCTGGCGCCGGGGCTTTTTCGTTGCGCCGGCCGGCGCGTCCATCCCCTCCTGGCCTCCCCTTGCAGAAGGGGAGGGACCGATCTCGTCCTATCGCCGGCGGGATTCCTCCCCCTTTTCAGGGGGAGGCGACTAGGGGGTACTCTTACTCGCCAGGGGGACTCGACTCTATTTCAGTATTCACTTATATAAGTCAAAACTGAAATAAGGAGAGACCCATGGCTTTCGATATCGTCGCCCATCTGGGTGGCATGACCCGCGAGGTCCGCAATCTCGAAAAGGACGGCCAGCCGGCCAAGGCCGTCATCGCCTCCCGCGTCTACGACACCGACGCGGCCGATCTCTGGGATGCCCTGACCCAGCCGGAGCGGCTGAAGCGCTGGTTCGCGCCTGTCACCGGCGATCTCGAACTCGGTGGCCGTTATCACGTCGAAGGCAATGCCAGCGGCACGGTCACTGCCTGCGAGCCTGAAAAGTCCGTCGCCCTCACCTGGGAGTTCGGCGGCTTTACGAGCTGGGTCACCCTCAAGCTGACGCCGGAAGGCTCCGGCACGCGACTGGAGCTGGAGCACATTGCCCATATCAGCCCTCATTGGGACCAGTTTGGTCCGGGCGCTGTCGGCGTGGGCTGGGATTTGAGCTTCCTTGGCCTCTCGGCCCATTTCGAGCGACCGGCCGAGGATGTCCGGGCCGAGGGGTTGGGGGGATGGGAAACCTCCCCCGAGGCCAAGAGCCTCGTCCGCGCTGCCAGCGACGATTGGGGTCGCGCCGCCATCGCCGCCGGCGAACAGCCGCAACAGGCCCGCAAGGCCGCCGAGGCAACCCGGGCCTTCTATTCGGGCGAAGCCCCCATGGAGGGTTGATGCACGCTTTCGACGTTCTCGGCGATCCCGTCCGCCGCCGCATTCTCGAACTGCTGTCCGAGCGCGAGCATGCCTCGGGCGAGGTTGTGACGGTAATATCGGCCGAGTTCGGCATATCGCAGGCCGGCGTCAGCCAGCACCTCAAGGTGCTGCGTGATACCGGTTTTGCCCAGGTGCGCCCTGAAGGCACCCGCCGCGTCTACGTGCTCGATACCGCGCCCTTGCGCGATATCGACGATTGGCTGGAGCGTTTCCGCGTCTTCTGGCCGCACAAGCTGGAGGCCCTGGCGACGGAAGTCGCCCGCGGCAAGAAGTCCCGCGGCTCGGATGATTAGCGGACGGCGATGGCCTCGATCTCGACCAGGAAGGCGGGCGAGGCCAATGCCTTGACGAAGAACAGGCTGCTGGCCGGTGGGGGCGCCGGCAGCAGGGGGCCCATGGCGGCGCGATAATCGTCGATCGAGACGCCCTCAGCCAGGAAGATGGTGTATTTGGCGACATCGGCCCGGCTCATGCCGGATTCGGCCAGCACGGTGTCGAGATTGGCAATGGCGGCGCGCACCTGGTCGCCCACACCCTCGGCGACGCTGCCATCGGCCAGCATGCCCACCTGCCCGGATACGAACAGCATGCGCGACGGCGAAGTGATCTCGACGCCGTGGCTATAGGCAGGGGATGTCGGCATGCCCGACGGGTTGAATTTGCGCAGCATGGTTTTTCCTTGGTCTAAAGAGAGGCTTGGCTGGCCGCTATTGGCAGCGTGGCTCGCCCAGAACGATCCTGAACTGCCTCGGCCCCGCCCAGCCCTCGCCCTGCCTATCGGGCAGGTCTTCGATAGTGATGTCGAGCGTGCAGGCGCCACCCCTGACCTGATAGTGATCGGGCTCCACCCACTCGATTGCTTCGATGCCGTCGAAGCCAAAAGCGTCGGTCACCGCGCTATCCTCGATGATAGCCAGCAATTCCTTCTGCC
Encoded proteins:
- a CDS encoding SRPBCC family protein; this translates as MAFDIVAHLGGMTREVRNLEKDGQPAKAVIASRVYDTDAADLWDALTQPERLKRWFAPVTGDLELGGRYHVEGNASGTVTACEPEKSVALTWEFGGFTSWVTLKLTPEGSGTRLELEHIAHISPHWDQFGPGAVGVGWDLSFLGLSAHFERPAEDVRAEGLGGWETSPEAKSLVRAASDDWGRAAIAAGEQPQQARKAAEATRAFYSGEAPMEG
- a CDS encoding DNA translocase FtsK, with the protein product MPSSPSPVLDEIRSVPQRGTRSSTKPLPAPPPALAIRIPVRLAGLILLGFVAICLVALASWSVDDPSFSYATSKSPANWLGFPGAVIADTLFQVFGLAALVLLVPPALWGWAFARRRMPTHMGLRLLGWVGGTLLGAGVLAFVAMPASWPLPTGLGGLVGSAFTALATIVTGSQPQPVTAALFAIIISVPALTLFWIAMGLGSAVPTGPKKAAPAAAGRKGAATAPIEEDEPETNPIVDIALGAMVHMGYSLRTAFRRARASHAERRAADAATWRDDEVEPSLDGREPTVDRREPAMAPSPRRIHAPVEAGFGREPAFQPEPEMSPRINARPSYDDTELDYPDEAEDDLPFVPDAPSTPAVVNHRQQGDSRFHPVDPAKPRVTAPAPRPAQGQRVLREAQASFLDEPGGFELPPLSLLSEPKHLGPSPEHAPERLEAMARRLEEVLSDFGVKGDIINVRPGPVVTLFELEPAPGIKSSRVISLADDIARSMSAISARVAVVPGRNAIGIELPNQNRETVYFREMLASSDFEKMKGKLPICLGKTIGGEPVIADLARMPHLLIAGTTGSGKSVGINTFILSLLYQMTPEQCRMIMIDPKMLELSIYDGIPHLLTPVVTDPNKAVVALKWAVREMEDRYRKMSKIGVRNIDGFNQRVNESKAEGRVITRTVQTGFDRETGEAIFESEEFDLEPLPYIVVIVDEMADLMMVAGKDIEGAIQRLAQMARAAGIHIITATQRPSVDVITGTIKANFPTRISFMVTSKIDSRTILGEQGAEQLLGNGDMLYMASGGRTKRLHGPFVADSEVEAVVNHLKSQGAPDYLDSITEEDEDGGSFGEESFGETSNGGSGDELYDKAVHIVLSDKKASTSYVQRRLGVGYNKAATLIERMEKEGVISQANHAGKREILVGNNADGY
- a CDS encoding ArsR/SmtB family transcription factor, with the translated sequence MHAFDVLGDPVRRRILELLSEREHASGEVVTVISAEFGISQAGVSQHLKVLRDTGFAQVRPEGTRRVYVLDTAPLRDIDDWLERFRVFWPHKLEALATEVARGKKSRGSDD
- a CDS encoding ammonium transporter; this encodes MKTSKVLGSAALASLLMALPAFAQEAAAPVAEAVAEVVPVVDKGDVAWMMVCTMVVIVMTVPGLALFYGGLVRAKNILSVLTQVFLGFSMIAILWVAYGYSLAFAGPTEGGLSAFIGDFSKFFLSGVTLESTASTFSAGFQLPEMVFVVFQLTFACITSTLIVGGIAERMKFGALMAFLAIWFTFSYLPIAHMVWAGPGLLFGMGAYDFAGGTVVHINSGVAALVAAIVLGPRLSYMKEAIAPHNLVWTYVGAGLLWFGWFGFNAGSNLEANALTAVALINTVLAPAAGALAWALGEKITRGHASALGAVSGAVAGLVAITPAAGFAGVGGAIVLGAVAGVVCLWAVVNLKPLLKYDDSLDVFGIHGVGGIVGALGTAIVASPGLGGYPLGVAEEYSIAGQFMIQLTAVGIAVVWSAVVALVAMLIVKAIFGGARVTESSESDGLDLSSHGERAYN
- a CDS encoding RidA family protein; translation: MLRKFNPSGMPTSPAYSHGVEITSPSRMLFVSGQVGMLADGSVAEGVGDQVRAAIANLDTVLAESGMSRADVAKYTIFLAEGVSIDDYRAAMGPLLPAPPPASSLFFVKALASPAFLVEIEAIAVR